From a single Hypomesus transpacificus isolate Combined female chromosome 14, fHypTra1, whole genome shotgun sequence genomic region:
- the LOC124477083 gene encoding G2/M phase-specific E3 ubiquitin-protein ligase-like: MREEENVNNMQQPDIDAVSPVMDNHKPSTSHADTLVSTQVTATPRPSASHEAVSDDTDYNTYLGVMTAMTEMSEDSDEEFNQAIQASLEDQIGAGCTENVPVTKLLNDLAAQINIFESATMTELNSAIEPLLDYLTNSGCLRPMKTVNDKEMLLEDILMFQVINRVRGPFERFREGMKTLAVLEQLQQHPDAFCPLLCHKTRQLTADILDDLFQIQFSESGSNRRMAENNVTAYWRDYLQDAEDEEGPTKLGKILTFATGASEIPPIGFSPQPSIEFLHDEQTVFNSTHGVSAARFPMANTCVNCLRIPLHSAYEAFKTNMDFAIANTQGFGMQ, encoded by the exons ATGAGGGAAGAAGAAAATGTCAATAACATGCAACAACCTGATATTGATGCCGTATCACCAGTGATGGACAATCACAAGCCTTCTACTTCACATGCAGATACCTTGGTCTCAACACAAGTCACTGCAACACCTAGGCCATCAGCAAGTCATGAAGCAGTCTCAGATGATACAGACTACAACACATACTTGGGAGTTATGACAGCGATGACAGAAATGTCTGAAGACTCGGATGAGGAATTCAATCAAGCCATACAAGCCAGTCTTGAAGATCAAAT TGGAGCTGGATGCACAGAGAATGTGCCAGTGACTAAACTACTGAATGACTTGGCAGCACAAATAAAT ATTTTTGAATCAGCAACTATGACAGAGTTAAACAGTGCGATAGAGCCTCTTTTGGACTACCTGACTAACTCTGGATGTCTTCGACCAATGAAGACTGTAAATGACAAGGAAATGTTACTTGAAGACATCTTAATGTTTCAAGTCATCAACAGAGTCCGAGGACCATTTGAAAG GTTTCGTGAAGGAATGAAAACTCTGGCTGTTCTGGAGCAACTCCAGCAACATCCAGATGCCTTCTGTCCCTTGCTCTGCCACAAGACGAGACAACTCACGGCAGACATCCTGGATGACCTCTTTCAGATTCAGTTCTCCGAGTCTGGGAGTAACAGACGTATGGCAGAGAACAATGTCACTGCCTACTGGCGGGACTACTTACAAGATGCAGAAG ATGAAGAAGGACCTACAAAGCTGGGGAAGATTCTGACCTTTGCAACAGGAGCTAGTGAGATCCCTCCTATTGGCTTTAGCCCTCAACCATCCATTGAGTTTCTACATGATGAACAGACAGTTTTCAATTCTACACATGGTGTCTCAGCTGCACGCTTCCCAATGGCCAATACCTGTGTAAATTGTTTGCGAATTCCTCTGCACAGTGCCTATGAAGCGTTCAAGACCAACATGGATTTTGCTATCGCCAACACACAGGGGTTTGGTATGCAGTAA